The Glycine max cultivar Williams 82 chromosome 17, Glycine_max_v4.0, whole genome shotgun sequence genome contains the following window.
AGCACTATCCCACACAACAACATGGTTATCCTGGTACAAACCCTGATCCAAGTATATGGTAATCTTCTTAAAGAAAGCCGAGAATTTTGGATATTCCTTCGTCGAAATTCCTTCCGCCACAGAATCCTTTCCATTACCATCTTCCAACACCCTTCCAGTTATCCTCAGAGCCCAAGAAGGCTCCTCCACACCATTCTTCCCAGTCTCCACTTTCACCTGATTCGAAAAAGTGTTATAAACATAAACTCTAAGCGTTTTCCTAACGCAGCGAGGGTTTCTAACATTCGCCTGCACATCAATTTTCTTCCTGGCCAAAGCAGAATCTATCTGAGTCTCGAGTTCGAGCAACTTGGCGTAGATTGCGGATTCTGGAACAAGCTTGGCCACTTTTTCTGGAATCAGGTTACCGGGAAAGCTTCTCTTTTTCCGCGGCGGCGCAACGGTGAGTTCCATGGTCTTGAACGCAGAGGATTGGGTAGCGTTGGAGGAGCCTTGAGGGCGTGAAGGGGGTTTCTGATTTGCACGCTTGGGTGGTGTGGGTGCTGCCACGTGGGCGTTGGTGTTGGCATTGTTGTGCACTTGTGGGTGAGGgtgtggttgttgttgttgatgttgttgcTGTGCGACGACGTGGGTTTGGGGTTGTGAAAGCTGAAAGTGGCCGTGAAAGTGTGACGTGGCACCTTGTGGTTGAGGCTGCGTCTGTGAGAGAAGGTGGGGTTGTGGGTGGTTCATGGGGATGGAGGGTGCTCCGGGGTTGGTGAAAAACGACGGTGTTGCGGCATTCTTGGTTGGGTTGGTGTTGATGTTGTTAATGTTGTTGGTGTTGTTCATTGTTGTAAAATCTAATCTAAATCGCTTCTAGAGAAGGGAGTGTTTGGAGAGCATGGAAACCCTAATTAGATGGGAAGAAAAAAGAGCACGCAAAATGTTCTTACTGATTGTTTAGCCTTCGGGAATTGAACGAATGAGTTGGTTAATGGTTTCGACTTCGTCACTCTTTGCTGCTTATCACCTCTTTCTCGCCATTCCGCTTCTCAAAACCCACAACATTCGGTTCCTCTCAGTCACCCAACTCCCAATCATATGCATGGGCGGTCAAATGGGCCTGATCCATCGGGTTAGTCCATTTAACTAGCGTAAATTTCTTCTTGCACCTGCGCCTCCTTTTTTTCAAATATCCCAAGACAGCCCTCCGTGGAACCTCCGTCTCAAACTGCTCCCTTTTCCTCCATCGTCACCACAGTTGCTCCCTTTTCCTCTGTTTGAAAGTCTCCAACACCATAGTTGCCCTCCATGGGTCATCGTTTGACGACGTTTGTTGCTCTGCATCAAAGAGGTAAGttccaaggttttttttttccggaTCTAGTTATAATTTTAGATTGGAGAtcttgaatagaaaaaaaagttgagcACTTATGAAATGAGTAATCCAAAACATATGTTGTTTTCTGAATTGTCCAATTGGAAATTACTTATGCATAATTTCAGAATGAACAATTCAGAATTAAGAGCATGTATACATAATTCCAAAATGGACAATCCATAATTATGTATGCATAATTCCGAAAGCAATTGCCTTAACTTGCTTCTTTTAGTGGGATGCAATGAGATAGGATGGGTCAAGAGGTCAGCTTGGGGtgctaataattttatttttaaattagggtTTACATACTTTATTGGTTTCTATAGTTGCAACTGCTTTTCATATTAGTCTTTGTGGTTTAAAATATGCTAATTTGGCCCATCTAGTTgccttttttttcctatttgatCCTCGTTGTTAAAAATCTCCGCTAACGCCATTTTGTGCAAAAATGTGAAGTGTGGAACTCAATATGCATCATGCAATTCATATTATGTATTACGTAGTTGATCAACAATATGCATTATGCAACAGTCACCACAATATACCTCAAACACACAATGCATTGTAATGTATCTAAGGCCaccataaaatgaaaaatgcttTATGCACTGAAGTTTTTGGCCGACAGATCCTCTGATCCAttcaaaatttgacacttgTTAAATTCGCCAGACAATAACATTGTTTTATTACCATTGAAGATAGATGGCACTACTTACATGGGTTGATTCATTATGTTTGGTTAAAAAGTTTCTCACAAAATGAGCAAAACGAGCAAGCTCGACCTGTTTTAGCCCGCTTTACCATTGGCCAACCAAAAATGAGATGGGATGGGTTGGCTTGCTCACATGGGTTGGATATGCTGATCCATCATGTGTGAAAGTAGGTTGACGGGTTGGTccgtcctttaaaaaaaaaattaaaaaataattgagaatacaaagtatttaaaatatcaaattagtcttaaaatttaaaatcatagaAGGTATTTAAATCACACACAATACTAATAGTctttaataataactaataataagtTTATCAAGTAGTTAAATCACAACATAAAATCATAAActctaaaattagttttaaaattttaaacaatacaAAGTAATTAGACATAAATCAAGCTAAAGACctgcttttttgttttttaagtagtctcatatattaatataattattatttataaaaaaaaagtaatattgtGGGCTGGCAGGAGCGGGGCACAACGGATTGGTGGATCAAGATCTCCACCCCGCCTCTCCAAATTGATAACAGGCTAGCAGGCTGACCCACCTAGCCTGACCCGTTTTGTCATCCTTACACAAAATTGTCATCTAAACTCCGCAGAACCCAACACATGCATACGTATTCATCCTTTTTAAGTCTTAACTATGAGTGTTCAAATCCAAATCgatgcaaaataaaaataaaaaactgctaaaaaaaaacaatgaaccAAACCAAttctttttggatttgtttggataaattttttctcTAACCAATTGACTTGGTTCGGtttgtaatttatgtttttgaaatcaaatcaaaccgCAACATTTATTCTAATACTTATATTTCTTTAGTGTTATACCATACCTATAAAATTctgtaaataaatatatatttttaatgaatttaataatgaagtattataatattataaaatatttttatactatcatttaattataaattgtcatTATTTGATTTGTAAAGTGATTTTGCAAAAGTAAAAAACTTACAATATGTAATGATTTTCATATTGGATGatattgtaaaattattgattttatattattttttaatggattaattttattttgttagtgCATTTTCattgatgtttcttttttaatttttatttaatgtgaaaATCCTGCATTGAATACCTCTGATTCTGAATCGGCCTATATGCTCCTTTTGATGGAAGggaaagaaatataataaatgcaaATTGGGAAAAAGAATAATAGGCAAccagaaataaaagagaaatttatttaaaaaataaataaaagagaaataaagaaacaataaatatgtaaaatctCAAATAACAGGATAATTAACGAGATACATGAATGATGTGTTTTTAGAAAAGAATGGAGATATGGTCAAAACAAGAAGAATACATATTATGGGTATTAATGGGTTCATGTCAGTTGACTGAACATGATTTGCGAGTCttctaaattttgtaaatttttttatattatgtttaattcttataaataaaaaatataaattatgagtTAATCCAATGATGCAAAATACAAGTGGTCAATGGATGTTTACTTTGTAACATTATACAAAATGCAAGTGGTCAATAGATGTTAACTTGTAATATGGTGTAATGTAAAATCGATTATGTCttcatgcaaaattaattatatatagagTACATAAGTTGAAGTGCTTAAATCTATTTTACTTATGAAAAACTCAATACATTTTACTTTCTAATgagtatttattgaaaaaattattcaatcaagatttagtaatttatattgacaatgataaattttttaaaggagTCCATTTTTTCAGCTAAAGCTAATTGCTTCAATAAGTAAAACTCCTACAgcaacaaaagtaaaagaaaaaaaaaggaaaattaacaTTCATTTAGTATCAGTTTTTTTCCTCCCACAAAAACAAAGTAAGTAACTCGGTATGAAAGTGAAACAGCCTTAAGATTATACATCTGATTTCATTGAGCTTTCGTGCAGAGTACCAAAAAATAAGGCAAAACAATAGCAATACATTCGACTaatattcaatttaaataaactgCCAGTTTTATTACTCCTCTCCAATCACAATGACACATTAAGGTTTATCCGTTCATGTAAATGacccaaaagaaagaaataatagacACAAGACCgaatcaataattattattcatgAAGAAAAAACACCAATCAATCATTACTGTCTTTTAGAATGAACAAATGTCTCATCCTTGGGATTTAGGCACGATTTGAACACCAATAATTAACCACCAGCACGCATATATAGTCAGCAGTCATTCAATTATTACGCAATTCTATGGGCTCGCAAAACCCTCTCCGGCTCACATTAGTGTGGCCCACAGTAAAAAAAGGGACGAGGAAGGtgtttcaataaataataataatgcaaatTTGGATAAGCATAGCGAACAGTAAGGGGAACATGCTCATCAATGTGTTGACCACTACCATGCATCGCACACAAGTATCACCATCGTGTCCGTACGATCAAAATAAGGTCAACAGTCAAAGTTAGAGCATTGAAATCAAACGGTGAATAACTAAGGTTTAGAAATGTTAATTTGTATTGTCTTAGTAGATTCCATGATCCTAGTTTCTAGTTAATTATATTATGGGAATGTGTTGGAGAATATAGATCATATAAGCTTGTCAGCATtacagagaaaaagagagagagagaaagaaaagtaaTGGCAATGGCAACGATGGAAGAGATTCCACAAAGCCCAGAAGCGAAGTTGGGGATGCGAGTGGAGGATCTTTGGGACGTTCAGGAGGCACAGTTGAGTCCCACCGAGAAGCTCAACGCTTGTTTTGAAAGCATCCCTGTCTCTGCTTTTCCTTTGGATCCTTCAAACACAGGTAGTGTGTCATTACTCATTCATAAATCACCACTTTTATTCACATATTCAACTTTCATCATCAAAAGCACGCCAAGGGGTGATTGaattaccaataaaaaaaagtgattttgatTCTGCCCAGATGAAAATTGACACAGTATTTGGTGACACCAAAGATAAATGTATTATAGGCTGAACTGAAAGTTATCTGATCAATTGAGTCATCTTGTTGTATGTGTTAAGGACCGAGGGGGTCTAGTTGAGTTGGATGAGTAGAGTGTGtgagttgttgtaaattttCAGTACTTGTCTTCGATtctgattaataaaaaaaaaatcttgtgtgTGTTATGGTGTGTGCCCTTTATTGTTTGTTTCGTTTGGAATTTGGATTAGTTCTGaacgtgtatttttttttttttattttgtgtttagaAATTGAGATTAAATCAGACGCCACCCTAGCAGATGCTGTTAAGATATTGGCAGGACACAACGTTTTCAGCGCGCCTGTGGTGGATGTTGAGGCGCCTGAAGACGCTAGTTGGATTGACAGATACATCGGAATTGTTGAGTTTGCTGGAATTGTTGTATGGATTTTGCATCAGGTTAGATATGTATATCATATATGTTTCatattaattcaatttaattactcGTACTGGGGCAGTGATTCCCTACACCACCCTtctagagaaaaaaaaggggggtgGGGAGGAGCACACATGAATTTATTGACTCTGAAACTTACGAtcacttttgtattttttgctttatttaattcaaaatatgtTGAATTGAATCTAGGACTACAATTATGTCTGATATGAATGTACAATTTGGTGTGtgatcagtttttttttttttttcatttttgttggtATAATGATTTGGTTGTTACTACTTAATATGCGTGATGGtgttttcaataaaatcatGGAATGGAACATTTGAAAGGTGAAATGAGTAAAATGGGGTAATTGGACTGATCTCCTCTGAGGTTATGGATGAttgcatttataattttttttattaaaaaaatacatctaCCTTCCTTATATTCTAGCTCTATTGTATTTGCAAGGGTACCATGTGTCTGGtttgtgaataaaaattaaatgtgcaattctttaaaaaaaaaacattagtgtAAACGTGTACAAATTATACCTAAAGTAAGGAAAAGTAGatgtaactttttaattaagaagAGAATAAGTGTAACTAATGCTAAACTTAAGGGATGTTAGTGCAATTATCTCTTAAAAATGATATGATATACCTGATGCTGGTGGTTGAAGTCATTTTCATTGATGTCTCAATTTCACACTAAGCGAATGTCATGATATTCTTGACAGTCTGAACCTACGTCTCCGAGGACTCCGTCCACTCCATCCAGTGCAAGGGCTATTGCAGCTGCAGCTAATGGAGCGGCTTTTGCTCTAGAACTTGAAGCCTTAGGCCTTGGATCTGCTGCAACAACTGCAGGGAACTTTTTTGAGGATCTCACTTCTTCTGAACTTTATAAGAATACCAAGGTTCAACCTAgaagagtttttcttttaaatgctTCTTGTTCTAGCTATTTACTTAGTTTGAttactcttatttatttatgaatttaataacTATGCATTGTCTTTGTAAAAACTTAGACGGTCAACCAATTAGAAATCACCGTTGGTATGATGAATAAGATAGTTagtcaacaaacttatcatatatggtGATATATATGGTGGTATGTGACTGTGACTGGATGACAGTGTAAAGTTTTCGGTGCATaacctattttttctttaattatttcacTGGCTAACTTTCTGGCAAACAGGTTCGTGATATTTCAGGGACATTCCGCTGGGCCCCGTTTCTTGCTTTAGAGAGATCAAACTCATTTCTAACCATGCTCTTGCTGCTTTCTAAGTACAAGATGAAGAGTGTTCCTGTGTTGGATTTAGGCTCTGGTGCAATTGATAACATTATTACACAATCTGCTGTGATTCATATGCTGGCAGAATGCGCTGGACTTCAGTGGTTCGAAAGTTGGGGAACCAAGAAACTATCTGAAGTTGGTCTTCCCCTGGTGACAGGAAATCAAATCATCAAGGTATGATCCTATTATCTTAAGTTGGAGTTCGGCATCAACTATTTGGAACTGGCATATATTAGCATCCAAAAAAGTTAAGCCAAATCATATATCACAATACACCTTCCACAGCATAAAATAGGACTGGTATAATGCTATACTATACTGTAAAAAATGACCATATGGTGCATTATACCAAAATAATACTTCTTACAGTATGCTATGCCTATAGTAACTATAATCCATTAATCCACTAACCCTCACAAACACATCCT
Protein-coding sequences here:
- the LOC100818156 gene encoding SNF1-related protein kinase regulatory subunit gamma-1, with translation MAMATMEEIPQSPEAKLGMRVEDLWDVQEAQLSPTEKLNACFESIPVSAFPLDPSNTEIEIKSDATLADAVKILAGHNVFSAPVVDVEAPEDASWIDRYIGIVEFAGIVVWILHQSEPTSPRTPSTPSSARAIAAAANGAAFALELEALGLGSAATTAGNFFEDLTSSELYKNTKVRDISGTFRWAPFLALERSNSFLTMLLLLSKYKMKSVPVLDLGSGAIDNIITQSAVIHMLAECAGLQWFESWGTKKLSEVGLPLVTGNQIIKVYEDEPVLQAFKVMRKKRVGGVPVIERETKKAVGNISLRDVQFLLTAPEIYHDYRGITVKDFLTEVRSYLEKNKNASPMLNEYVTCKKDCTIKELIQLLDQEKIHRVYVVDDDGDLQGLITLRDIISRLVHEPRGYFGDFFDGVLPLPANSRV
- the LOC100817271 gene encoding SWI/SNF complex component SNF12 homolog; amino-acid sequence: MNNTNNINNINTNPTKNAATPSFFTNPGAPSIPMNHPQPHLLSQTQPQPQGATSHFHGHFQLSQPQTHVVAQQQHQQQQPHPHPQVHNNANTNAHVAAPTPPKRANQKPPSRPQGSSNATQSSAFKTMELTVAPPRKKRSFPGNLIPEKVAKLVPESAIYAKLLELETQIDSALARKKIDVQANVRNPRCVRKTLRVYVYNTFSNQVKVETGKNGVEEPSWALRITGRVLEDGNGKDSVAEGISTKEYPKFSAFFKKITIYLDQGLYQDNHVVVWDSAHSAAAQQRDGFEVKRKGDKEFTAVVRMAMNYSPDKFVVSPQLARVLGVEFDSRCRIIAALWHYVKAKKLQSPNDPSFFMCDASLQRVFGEEKMKFSVASQKISQHLSHPQPIHLEHKIKLSGNGPAGSTCYDVQVDVPLPLEKDMSAFLASTERHKDIDTFDELISDSIKKIHEHHRRRAFFLGFSQSPAEFINALIASQSKDLKLVAGDVSQNTENERRAEFYNQPWVEDAVIRYLTRKNARSDAP